In one window of Mobiluncus massiliensis DNA:
- the rplL gene encoding 50S ribosomal protein L7/L12, translated as MAKMTVDELIDVFKDMTLIEISDFVKKFEEVFDVTAAAPAAVAVAAAPAAGGEAAGGEEKTEFDVVLESAGSSKVPVIKVVKSLTGLGLKEAKDLVDGAPKAILEGAKKEDAEKAKADLEEAGATVTLK; from the coding sequence ATGGCGAAAATGACTGTTGATGAACTGATCGACGTGTTCAAGGATATGACCCTGATTGAGATCTCTGACTTCGTTAAGAAGTTCGAGGAGGTCTTTGACGTGACCGCCGCTGCTCCGGCTGCGGTGGCCGTGGCGGCCGCTCCGGCTGCTGGTGGCGAAGCTGCTGGTGGCGAAGAAAAGACCGAGTTTGACGTAGTGCTCGAGAGCGCTGGCTCCTCCAAGGTGCCGGTTATCAAGGTCGTCAAGTCTCTGACCGGCCTGGGCTTGAAGGAAGCCAAGGACCTGGTTGATGGCGCTCCCAAGGCCATCCTCGAAGGCGCCAAGAAGGAAGACGCTGAGAAGGCCAAGGCTGACCTCGAAGAGGCCGGCGCTACCGTTACCCTGAAGTAG
- the brnQ gene encoding branched-chain amino acid transport system II carrier protein, whose translation MNSPSRKGFDTYLLVSGFALFAMFFGAGNLIFPFQVGVSGGANVIPAVIGILLTGVLFPVAGMMAASTDAYGAGRIADRIGHIPGLILTVAVFLFCGMLYAMPRVATVSWEMAIRPLTSLGAQSGETAANHVGLFIYSLIFFAIVLILLNRPDRMLDRIGQYLTPALLILLLVMIAIAMFKLPSVETLHPDPSYQASPFTAGLITGYGTMDALASLVFGVVIITQLHAHGYNEKRSVFRATTFTAGIAGASLAIVYTGLAFVGTRVADQEIANPAAGLSLAAQMIFGPVGQILFSIIVFLACLTTATGLMGASTQYFCDLFPKVHRSAMLGIHVVVSLLVANLGLENILAIVVTIGLATYPPAICLILIALLDYTMKRQLFWTYRLSAWVATIIGIFEAISTFKLPAWEHVTGWQQALQDVLHVLPLGSVQMGWLTPALAGVAVGIAIDLLHPVDVSKLPVSQTPTGIPDRNSETDDLPVEG comes from the coding sequence ATGAATTCCCCTAGCCGTAAAGGCTTCGACACCTACCTTTTAGTTTCCGGATTTGCCCTGTTCGCCATGTTTTTCGGCGCGGGCAACCTGATATTTCCGTTCCAAGTCGGCGTCAGCGGCGGGGCCAACGTAATCCCCGCGGTTATCGGTATTTTGCTGACGGGCGTGCTGTTCCCGGTGGCGGGGATGATGGCGGCCTCGACGGATGCCTACGGAGCCGGGCGGATTGCGGACCGCATCGGACACATTCCGGGCCTGATCCTGACCGTAGCCGTATTCCTGTTTTGCGGGATGCTCTACGCGATGCCCCGCGTGGCGACCGTGTCTTGGGAGATGGCCATCCGGCCTTTGACCAGCCTCGGAGCCCAGAGCGGAGAGACCGCCGCGAATCATGTCGGGCTGTTTATTTACTCGTTGATTTTCTTTGCCATCGTGTTGATTCTGCTGAACCGTCCCGACCGGATGCTCGATCGTATCGGTCAGTACCTGACCCCGGCGCTGCTGATTTTGCTGCTGGTGATGATTGCCATCGCGATGTTTAAACTGCCCAGTGTCGAGACACTCCACCCTGACCCGTCTTACCAGGCTTCGCCCTTTACCGCCGGGTTGATTACCGGCTACGGCACGATGGACGCCCTGGCCTCCCTGGTGTTCGGCGTCGTTATCATTACCCAGCTGCACGCTCACGGCTACAACGAAAAGCGTTCCGTGTTCCGGGCCACGACCTTTACCGCCGGGATTGCCGGAGCGTCCCTAGCTATTGTTTACACAGGCTTGGCCTTCGTAGGTACCCGCGTGGCTGACCAAGAGATTGCTAACCCGGCTGCCGGTCTGTCCCTGGCGGCGCAAATGATTTTCGGTCCGGTCGGTCAGATTTTGTTCTCGATTATCGTGTTCCTGGCCTGTTTGACCACCGCTACCGGACTGATGGGAGCCTCGACCCAATACTTCTGCGACCTGTTCCCGAAGGTTCATCGGTCGGCCATGCTGGGTATTCACGTGGTAGTTTCCCTGCTGGTGGCCAACCTGGGCCTAGAGAACATCCTGGCCATCGTGGTGACGATTGGTTTGGCGACCTATCCCCCGGCTATCTGCCTGATTCTCATCGCCCTGCTGGATTACACCATGAAGCGCCAGCTTTTCTGGACCTACCGGCTGTCCGCGTGGGTAGCCACCATCATCGGGATTTTTGAAGCTATCTCGACTTTCAAGCTCCCGGCTTGGGAGCACGTCACCGGTTGGCAGCAGGCTCTGCAAGACGTTTTGCATGTCCTTCCGCTGGGCAGTGTCCAGATGGGCTGGCTGACCCCCGCTTTGGCCGGGGTCGCGGTAGGCATCGCCATCGACCTGCTCCACCCCGTTGATGTGTCTAAGCTGCCGGTTTCCCAGACTCCGACCGGGATTCCCGACCGGAACTCGGAGACGGACGACCTGCCGGTCGAGGGCTAA
- a CDS encoding site-specific DNA-methyltransferase, with product MDDFREGNWLLRADAAAGLRTLHQAGQRVKMIYIDPPYNTGNTFAYHDRRAKDEWLAMMRPLLAEARELLSADGLIFISIDFNQLCELKLEMDRIFGTANLIGNFVWVSNLKGRQLGAGPAGTHEYILTYARNATQVGQLRGRTELLQQLMPTVYHLPQRQVKHDARGAYVTKNELYNTNSKFNEVTAPSMVFDIHYHPQSGAVRTSEVGATDPKLAGAGWVSAHPHPNAKPGLKYHAWRWSRAKVERDYADLEFQVHGRGAHRSLKIYTKIRNFHETALKDLVVGPSTISGQRELQHLGLGGLFETPKPTKLLQVLIEAATSPGDTVLDFFAGSGTTGQAAHATGRRFFLIQLEEPFSAAKSGPAGEQGLHTIADLTAARLRAATVPFRELRC from the coding sequence GTGGACGATTTTCGGGAAGGTAACTGGCTGTTGCGTGCCGATGCCGCGGCAGGTTTACGGACGCTGCACCAAGCCGGGCAACGCGTGAAGATGATTTACATCGACCCGCCCTACAACACCGGAAACACTTTCGCCTACCACGATCGGCGCGCCAAAGACGAGTGGCTCGCGATGATGCGCCCGCTATTGGCGGAGGCGCGCGAGCTGCTCAGTGCTGACGGCCTCATCTTTATCTCGATTGACTTTAACCAACTGTGCGAACTGAAACTCGAGATGGACCGCATTTTTGGCACCGCAAACCTGATTGGCAACTTCGTGTGGGTCTCTAACCTGAAAGGCCGCCAGCTGGGGGCCGGACCAGCGGGAACGCATGAATACATCTTGACTTATGCCCGCAATGCCACCCAAGTGGGCCAGCTCCGCGGCCGCACCGAGCTGTTGCAACAACTCATGCCTACCGTGTATCACCTGCCCCAACGCCAAGTGAAACACGATGCGCGCGGGGCTTATGTCACCAAGAACGAGCTGTACAACACGAACTCGAAGTTCAACGAGGTCACCGCCCCTTCGATGGTGTTCGACATTCACTATCATCCCCAGAGCGGAGCGGTGCGCACCAGCGAGGTCGGGGCCACTGACCCCAAACTGGCAGGTGCCGGCTGGGTTAGCGCCCACCCCCATCCGAATGCGAAACCGGGACTGAAGTATCACGCTTGGCGCTGGTCACGAGCGAAGGTGGAACGCGATTATGCTGACCTGGAATTTCAGGTACACGGCCGGGGGGCTCATCGCAGCCTAAAAATTTATACGAAAATCCGGAATTTTCATGAAACTGCCCTGAAAGACCTGGTTGTGGGCCCTTCGACGATTTCGGGGCAGCGAGAACTGCAGCATCTGGGGCTCGGCGGACTGTTTGAAACCCCGAAGCCCACGAAGCTGCTGCAAGTCCTCATCGAAGCCGCTACCAGCCCCGGCGACACGGTCCTGGATTTTTTTGCCGGCTCGGGCACTACCGGGCAGGCGGCACACGCCACCGGACGGCGTTTTTTCCTGATTCAGCTGGAAGAGCCATTTAGCGCGGCAAAATCCGGCCCGGCTGGGGAGCAAGGGTTGCATACCATCGCTGACCTGACCGCGGCACGACTGCGGGCTGCCACAGTTCCGTTCCGGGAACTGCGCTGTTAG
- a CDS encoding HAMP domain-containing sensor histidine kinase yields the protein MRKQILISILSAVIIAVLLLGVPLAAFAVNQLWDSARADVDATAKQYALALDRTSLTGHYVTDVTVASWLWPGRSANTRVEVTTQDGRDLSFGTRPVFPLVSRVETATGATLTVISSSDNARSRSVVFVLVTLSGVGAAVLVGAFIALRSSRRISAPLIYLSAQAEQLGSGGVRPRVTPSGIEEIDLVQDELVRASENLAGRIAAERQFASDVSHQLRTPLTALSMRLEEIQMISSEPEVQQEAEQCLDQLERLTGVVEDLKRNSQNAGGGTTQAINVDEFLVHQQNEWENQFRAANRPLVFRNETDRPALATPGSLGQVIATLLENSLKYGAGTTTVRAKMSGNKKGMYFEVSDEGEGVDDEIAPDIFKKGVSGHGSTGIGLALAKQLIEADGGKLELIVRRPPTFQAFVATVPASLDPNKVLPQGAIISVSHPKRRF from the coding sequence TTGCGCAAGCAAATCCTGATTTCCATCCTCAGCGCGGTCATCATTGCCGTGCTGTTGCTGGGCGTGCCCTTGGCCGCTTTCGCTGTCAATCAGCTGTGGGATTCAGCCCGCGCCGATGTTGACGCGACCGCTAAACAATACGCGCTGGCCCTGGACCGTACGTCTCTGACCGGCCACTATGTGACTGATGTCACCGTGGCCAGCTGGCTGTGGCCGGGACGCTCGGCGAACACCAGGGTGGAAGTCACCACTCAGGACGGGCGCGATTTGAGCTTTGGGACTCGCCCGGTTTTCCCGCTCGTCTCCAGGGTCGAGACCGCCACAGGAGCCACCCTGACAGTCATTTCTTCCTCGGATAACGCCCGTTCGCGTTCCGTAGTGTTTGTTTTGGTGACTCTTTCCGGGGTGGGGGCAGCAGTCTTGGTCGGCGCGTTCATCGCGCTGCGGTCCTCTCGCCGAATCTCGGCGCCGCTCATTTATCTGTCCGCTCAGGCTGAACAGCTCGGTTCCGGCGGGGTGCGTCCCCGCGTGACTCCCTCCGGGATTGAAGAAATCGACCTGGTACAAGACGAACTGGTCCGGGCCAGCGAAAACCTGGCGGGGCGTATCGCCGCGGAACGCCAGTTCGCTTCGGACGTATCCCACCAGCTGCGCACCCCGCTGACGGCGCTGTCTATGCGGCTGGAAGAAATCCAGATGATCAGCAGTGAACCGGAGGTACAGCAAGAAGCCGAACAGTGCCTGGACCAGCTGGAACGTCTGACCGGCGTGGTCGAGGACCTGAAACGCAACTCTCAAAACGCCGGCGGGGGCACCACCCAGGCGATTAACGTGGACGAATTCCTGGTACACCAGCAAAACGAGTGGGAAAACCAGTTCCGGGCAGCGAATCGCCCACTGGTGTTCCGTAACGAAACCGACCGCCCCGCTCTGGCCACGCCGGGCTCGCTGGGCCAGGTCATCGCCACTCTGCTGGAGAATTCGTTGAAGTACGGGGCGGGCACGACTACGGTACGCGCCAAGATGAGCGGCAACAAAAAGGGCATGTATTTCGAGGTCAGCGACGAAGGCGAGGGCGTGGACGATGAAATCGCCCCGGATATTTTTAAGAAGGGCGTGTCTGGACACGGTTCGACCGGGATTGGTTTGGCGCTAGCCAAACAGCTCATTGAAGCCGACGGCGGGAAACTCGAACTCATTGTGCGCCGTCCCCCGACTTTCCAGGCTTTTGTCGCCACCGTGCCGGCATCCCTGGATCCGAACAAGGTGTTGCCCCAGGGTGCCATTATTTCCGTGTCCCATCCCAAGCGCCGGTTCTGA
- a CDS encoding response regulator transcription factor: MTRVLLVEDDPAIAEPLTRALQREGYEVSAHVTGGSALKQVNDSDMVILDLGLPDMDGLDVARTIRAQGLTIPILILTARTGEVDMVVGLDAGADDYVTKPFRLGELLARVRALLRRSGGEITEESDLTAQDVRIEVSAHRAFQGTRELQLTAKEFELLRVLVREAGAVVERDAIMREVWGGDPSGSTKTLDMHVSWLRRKLGDDANNPHYITTVRGMGFRFETA; this comes from the coding sequence ATGACCAGAGTCCTTTTAGTCGAAGACGATCCCGCGATTGCCGAGCCGCTGACCCGCGCTTTGCAGCGTGAAGGCTACGAAGTCAGCGCCCACGTTACGGGCGGTTCTGCCCTGAAACAAGTCAATGACTCCGACATGGTGATTTTGGACTTGGGGCTGCCCGATATGGACGGCCTGGACGTAGCGCGCACGATTCGCGCCCAAGGCCTGACCATTCCGATTCTCATTCTGACGGCGCGTACCGGCGAAGTTGACATGGTGGTGGGCTTGGACGCCGGGGCGGACGACTACGTCACCAAGCCTTTCCGGCTGGGCGAGTTGCTGGCTCGCGTGCGGGCGCTGCTGCGGCGCTCCGGCGGGGAAATTACCGAAGAAAGCGACCTGACCGCTCAGGACGTGCGCATCGAAGTTTCCGCCCACCGCGCGTTCCAAGGCACGCGCGAACTGCAGCTGACCGCGAAAGAGTTTGAACTGCTGCGGGTGCTGGTGCGCGAAGCCGGCGCAGTCGTGGAGCGGGATGCCATTATGCGGGAAGTGTGGGGCGGGGACCCGTCGGGTTCCACCAAGACCCTGGACATGCATGTCTCGTGGCTGCGCCGCAAACTCGGCGACGACGCGAACAATCCGCATTACATCACCACCGTGCGCGGCATGGGCTTCCGTTTTGAAACTGCCTAG
- a CDS encoding alpha/beta hydrolase, giving the protein MLSHYVSGEPHNPMVVLVHGVCDSALAWVDLLNHLRDRYFVVALDSLGHGTSRRLRDSELDDPGEATAKELELTLEHLEKLYGQTPVIVAHSMGAAVSSYLCVRRPELMKALFLEDPAWLSPSQAAGYRQRAGEQVARYEDTWRANPVETLADNVAQRPGWSAASHYGWALGKGLVDPRLLATGIVSFREPWPEIVAALRVPTKVVTSDTDEVLIGLAGVDAIAQVGNPLVQTEVISGTGHGVRLGAPEQYHASLDEWLHRYAG; this is encoded by the coding sequence ATGCTGTCCCATTACGTGTCGGGTGAACCGCACAATCCGATGGTGGTGTTGGTTCACGGAGTCTGCGATTCGGCCTTGGCGTGGGTCGATTTGCTAAACCACCTGCGCGACCGCTACTTCGTGGTGGCACTGGATTCGCTGGGACACGGTACCTCGAGACGTTTGCGAGATTCCGAGTTGGATGACCCAGGTGAGGCGACGGCAAAGGAGCTGGAGCTGACCCTTGAACATTTGGAAAAACTCTATGGGCAAACCCCGGTCATCGTAGCCCATTCCATGGGGGCAGCCGTGTCCAGTTACCTCTGTGTGCGCCGTCCCGAGCTGATGAAAGCGCTCTTTCTCGAGGACCCGGCCTGGCTCAGTCCCTCCCAAGCGGCCGGATATCGCCAGCGGGCTGGTGAACAGGTCGCCCGCTATGAAGACACCTGGCGGGCCAATCCGGTGGAAACGCTGGCGGACAACGTGGCACAACGTCCGGGCTGGAGCGCCGCCTCGCACTACGGCTGGGCATTGGGCAAAGGGCTGGTGGACCCGCGCCTGCTGGCAACCGGTATCGTCAGTTTTCGCGAACCTTGGCCGGAAATCGTCGCGGCGCTGCGCGTACCGACCAAAGTTGTTACCTCAGACACGGATGAGGTGTTGATTGGTCTGGCGGGCGTAGACGCTATCGCCCAGGTGGGTAATCCTCTGGTGCAAACTGAGGTTATTTCCGGGACTGGTCACGGCGTGCGGCTCGGCGCCCCGGAACAATACCACGCCAGCTTAGACGAATGGCTCCACCGCTACGCGGGCTGA
- a CDS encoding alpha/beta hydrolase, whose product MSTETRTGVELDVREIPGGDGQPMELRCFTPQTTAQPAAAEGRSGYSAILLTFHGGGYVAGRARFDDVHNAELAEYLGAQVLSADYRLAPEFPVDRAVADCRAALLYALERGRELGLEVYVFGDSAGAGLAYYSVAELIGQHDQCPVAGMILFEPCLDPRCESESMQTHAAGPVWTAEANREAWALAAPSPAERAKLTAILDSPAVAGKMPRSLIVVNPIDPLRDEGLRLALRLADCGVEVEAHMYAGTFHGSLRVPGSQTWAELRELLGRFLGCRDSNPRD is encoded by the coding sequence ATGTCCACAGAAACCCGGACTGGGGTAGAACTGGACGTGAGGGAAATCCCCGGTGGGGACGGTCAGCCTATGGAACTGCGCTGTTTCACCCCGCAAACTACCGCGCAGCCTGCGGCGGCAGAAGGTCGGTCGGGTTATTCAGCCATCTTGCTCACTTTCCATGGCGGCGGTTACGTGGCTGGTAGAGCCCGGTTTGATGATGTGCATAATGCTGAACTGGCTGAGTATTTGGGGGCACAAGTCCTGTCCGCGGACTATCGCCTGGCGCCCGAATTTCCGGTGGACCGGGCGGTGGCGGATTGCCGGGCGGCGCTGCTTTACGCCCTGGAGCGGGGTCGCGAGTTGGGGCTGGAAGTGTATGTTTTCGGCGATTCTGCCGGGGCGGGGCTGGCGTATTATTCCGTGGCGGAGTTGATTGGGCAGCACGACCAGTGCCCGGTGGCGGGAATGATTCTGTTTGAGCCCTGCTTGGATCCGCGCTGCGAGAGTGAGTCTATGCAAACTCACGCTGCCGGCCCGGTCTGGACGGCCGAGGCTAATCGGGAGGCTTGGGCTTTGGCGGCACCGAGCCCGGCTGAGCGCGCGAAACTGACGGCAATCCTGGACAGTCCGGCAGTGGCGGGCAAAATGCCGCGCAGTCTCATCGTGGTGAACCCCATCGATCCGTTGCGCGATGAAGGGCTGCGTTTAGCGCTGCGCCTGGCGGATTGCGGGGTGGAGGTGGAGGCGCATATGTATGCCGGGACCTTCCACGGGTCCTTGCGGGTGCCGGGCAGCCAAACCTGGGCTGAACTGCGGGAACTGCTGGGTCGTTTTCTGGGTTGCCGCGATTCAAACCCGCGCGATTAG
- a CDS encoding Maf family protein: MEKSDSVRGAAAVSLVLASASPARRKVLQGAGLRPVVQVSHVDEDALLAELRSRAAGPAEQVLALAQAKARAVAGELETPLSPGADTLVVGCDSMLEFHGEVLGKPHNPEIALARVRALSGGCGVLHTGHWVMRLRRDAAEPVAQVGRTESTVVHFADFSEAEARAYVASGEPLEVAGSFTIDGLGGAFISGIEGDPHNVIGISLPLLRKLAGELGIFWPSLWN; the protein is encoded by the coding sequence ATGGAAAAATCGGATTCTGTCAGGGGTGCGGCCGCGGTGAGCTTGGTGTTGGCTTCCGCTTCCCCGGCGCGGCGCAAAGTGTTGCAGGGGGCGGGATTGCGCCCGGTGGTGCAGGTTTCTCACGTGGACGAGGACGCTTTGCTGGCTGAGCTGCGTTCGCGTGCGGCGGGTCCCGCCGAGCAGGTATTGGCTCTCGCACAGGCAAAAGCGCGGGCGGTAGCGGGGGAGCTTGAGACGCCGCTTTCGCCGGGTGCGGATACGTTGGTGGTGGGCTGTGACTCCATGCTGGAGTTTCACGGCGAAGTACTGGGTAAACCCCACAATCCCGAAATCGCCCTCGCGCGGGTGCGTGCCCTGTCGGGGGGTTGTGGGGTATTACACACGGGGCATTGGGTGATGCGTTTACGCCGCGATGCCGCCGAGCCCGTTGCGCAAGTGGGGCGCACCGAGTCTACCGTGGTGCATTTCGCGGATTTTAGCGAGGCGGAGGCTCGCGCCTACGTGGCTAGCGGGGAACCGCTGGAAGTCGCTGGCTCATTTACGATTGACGGCCTGGGCGGGGCATTCATCAGCGGTATCGAGGGTGATCCGCATAATGTCATCGGGATTTCCTTGCCGTTGCTGCGAAAACTGGCAGGCGAGCTGGGGATTTTCTGGCCCTCGTTGTGGAACTGA
- a CDS encoding GntR family transcriptional regulator produces MDFDTGTPIWRQLLDDFSRRITSGAWEQGSQIPSVRDLSAEYGVNPNTMQKALTELERTGLVASRRGLGRFVTEDAGTVRELGKDLAKTSVRNFITDMKTLGLSLSEAQDLLNSQWKGRD; encoded by the coding sequence ATGGATTTCGATACTGGAACGCCCATTTGGCGTCAGTTACTTGACGACTTCTCGCGGCGTATTACCAGCGGAGCGTGGGAGCAGGGTTCCCAGATTCCCTCTGTACGTGATTTATCCGCCGAGTACGGGGTCAATCCCAACACCATGCAAAAGGCATTGACCGAGCTGGAGCGCACCGGCTTGGTTGCCTCGCGCCGGGGCTTGGGACGTTTCGTCACCGAAGATGCCGGAACCGTCCGAGAACTCGGCAAGGATCTGGCGAAAACCTCCGTACGCAACTTCATAACAGACATGAAGACTTTGGGACTAAGCCTCAGCGAAGCCCAAGATCTGTTGAATAGTCAATGGAAAGGACGTGATTGA
- a CDS encoding ABC transporter ATP-binding protein, whose translation MIEMQPLVEVSNLTKRYQGIKVNGVVKPALDQLTLNLSAGRVVGLLGENGSGKTTLLKILAGVLEPTSGQVCIDGQEVGTKTKAMTSFLPDAAWLPESISVDAAINRHADYFADFDAKKATELVEFLGLERSLKTNHMSKGMREKLQLALIMSRSARLYLLDEPISGVDPAARQTLLDTIVKGWNPEATLFISTHLVTDIEPVLDEAVFLHAGKLFKQGEADELREAYGMSLDLIFRKEYSHVR comes from the coding sequence GTGATTGAGATGCAACCCTTAGTGGAAGTGTCCAACCTCACCAAACGCTACCAGGGCATCAAGGTAAACGGGGTGGTGAAACCGGCATTAGACCAGCTTACCCTCAACTTGAGCGCCGGGAGAGTCGTCGGTTTGCTGGGCGAAAACGGCTCGGGCAAGACCACGCTGTTAAAGATTCTGGCCGGGGTGCTGGAACCTACCAGCGGGCAAGTCTGCATCGATGGCCAGGAAGTCGGGACGAAAACCAAAGCCATGACCTCTTTCCTGCCCGATGCCGCCTGGCTGCCCGAATCAATCAGTGTTGACGCGGCTATCAACCGGCACGCGGATTATTTCGCGGACTTTGACGCGAAAAAAGCCACGGAACTGGTGGAGTTCCTGGGGCTGGAACGCAGCCTAAAAACCAACCACATGAGCAAAGGGATGCGTGAAAAACTGCAGCTGGCGCTGATAATGTCACGTTCCGCCCGGCTCTATCTATTGGACGAACCGATTTCGGGAGTGGATCCGGCGGCGCGCCAAACCCTGCTGGACACCATTGTGAAAGGCTGGAACCCCGAAGCGACTCTGTTTATTTCCACCCACCTGGTTACCGACATTGAGCCGGTACTGGACGAAGCCGTATTCCTGCACGCGGGCAAGCTGTTCAAACAGGGCGAAGCTGATGAACTGCGGGAAGCCTACGGCATGTCCCTGGACCTCATCTTTAGGAAGGAATACTCCCATGTTCGCTAA
- a CDS encoding ABC transporter permease yields the protein MFAKIFKYEAKEMGWQLLLYLAVGLAVVFASGLLSLTNQSFLATTGTTIGALVAIIIPFLVFIMGSKYYYQTTYGQRGYFTNTLPASGGTVLGAKSLWLFIAVLLSICWSCLALGWIIFTQMAGSAGPELSFGDKFAATWEAIGQLLQSTPAYLIITMIVVLLLATAQFVLWVVSFSALANRFGFAYLSTNKAVTISAILLYVVYEAVLALFTFLVPATLHITTTAGSAQTKVLIGAIFSQTNEGAGVFIPLGMLGLIPLLIVGYWFAHNSLSRHLSLR from the coding sequence ATGTTCGCTAAAATATTCAAGTATGAAGCCAAAGAAATGGGCTGGCAGCTGCTACTCTATCTGGCTGTCGGCTTGGCGGTGGTGTTTGCCTCGGGGCTGTTGAGCCTCACTAACCAAAGTTTCCTGGCCACCACGGGCACCACCATCGGCGCCCTAGTGGCAATCATCATTCCTTTCCTCGTGTTTATCATGGGTTCCAAGTACTACTACCAGACCACCTATGGGCAGCGCGGCTACTTTACAAACACCCTGCCGGCCTCGGGTGGAACAGTGCTGGGTGCGAAGTCTCTGTGGCTGTTTATCGCGGTCCTACTCAGCATTTGTTGGAGCTGCTTGGCGCTGGGCTGGATCATCTTTACCCAGATGGCGGGGTCGGCAGGACCCGAGCTGAGCTTCGGCGACAAATTTGCTGCCACCTGGGAGGCTATCGGGCAACTCCTGCAAAGCACCCCCGCCTACCTCATCATCACTATGATTGTGGTCTTACTGCTGGCGACGGCACAGTTTGTGCTGTGGGTGGTGAGCTTTTCCGCCCTGGCTAACCGTTTCGGCTTCGCTTACCTGTCTACCAACAAGGCGGTGACCATCAGCGCGATTCTCCTCTATGTGGTTTATGAGGCGGTGTTGGCTCTGTTTACTTTCCTGGTGCCGGCGACGTTGCACATCACGACTACGGCAGGCAGCGCCCAGACAAAGGTACTTATCGGCGCTATTTTCTCGCAGACTAACGAGGGGGCCGGCGTATTCATTCCGTTGGGAATGCTGGGCTTGATTCCCCTGTTGATTGTCGGCTACTGGTTTGCCCACAACTCGCTGTCTCGACACCTGTCGTTGCGTTAG
- a CDS encoding 5-(carboxyamino)imidazole ribonucleotide synthase, whose product MTTYHPPVVACIGAGQLARMLATEAGELGFCLRVLADSPSDPAAFVCPETVVGSPDDPEALRELLDGADVVTFEHELIPDAVFDAAAAAGVPARPSQSALLYAKDKLAMRQRLGELGLPMPAWANGADLDAVKDVGRRCGWPLVAKISHGGYDGRGVRLVSSLDEFKTWREGLDEGIECLVEQRVPFSSELAVMAARRASGELRTYIPMQTWQEQGQCAAVLEPAPIPEDIIDQAEDLARQIGVELDITGVYAVEMFLVKTPNGKYRLYINELAMRPHNSGHWTQDGCVTSQFEQHLRAVLDLPLGDTSRTAPYTAMANVLGSKLDDPALAVTSVMEKYPEAKIHLYRKSNRPKRKLGHVNVCGTDPDLELSTARAAANLLMGK is encoded by the coding sequence TTGACCACCTATCATCCGCCCGTAGTGGCGTGTATCGGCGCTGGTCAACTGGCCCGAATGCTGGCTACTGAAGCCGGCGAACTGGGCTTTTGCCTGCGAGTTTTAGCTGACTCTCCCTCGGATCCGGCCGCTTTCGTGTGTCCGGAAACTGTGGTGGGTTCCCCTGACGACCCCGAAGCGTTGCGCGAGCTGCTGGACGGGGCTGACGTGGTGACTTTTGAACACGAGTTGATTCCGGACGCCGTTTTCGATGCTGCCGCCGCGGCCGGTGTTCCCGCCCGACCCTCCCAATCCGCCCTGCTCTATGCGAAAGACAAACTGGCGATGCGCCAGCGTTTGGGTGAGTTGGGGCTGCCCATGCCCGCTTGGGCCAATGGGGCGGATTTGGATGCGGTCAAGGACGTGGGTCGGCGCTGCGGTTGGCCACTGGTGGCAAAAATCAGCCACGGCGGATATGACGGGCGCGGGGTACGTTTGGTATCGAGTTTGGACGAGTTTAAGACCTGGCGGGAAGGCTTGGATGAAGGCATCGAGTGCCTGGTCGAGCAGCGTGTTCCTTTCAGCAGCGAGCTGGCCGTGATGGCGGCGCGGCGTGCTTCGGGGGAACTGCGCACCTATATCCCCATGCAAACCTGGCAGGAACAGGGACAATGCGCGGCTGTTTTGGAGCCAGCCCCAATTCCTGAGGACATCATTGACCAGGCGGAGGACTTGGCACGCCAAATTGGCGTGGAACTCGACATCACCGGGGTGTACGCGGTTGAAATGTTCCTGGTGAAAACTCCCAATGGCAAATACCGCCTGTACATCAATGAGCTGGCCATGCGCCCGCACAACTCCGGACACTGGACCCAAGATGGCTGCGTGACTTCCCAGTTTGAACAGCATTTGCGGGCAGTATTGGACCTGCCGTTGGGCGACACTTCCCGCACCGCACCCTACACCGCAATGGCTAACGTTCTGGGCAGTAAGCTGGACGACCCGGCTCTGGCCGTGACCAGCGTGATGGAGAAATATCCCGAAGCCAAGATTCATCTGTATCGCAAGAGTAACCGCCCGAAGCGCAAACTTGGTCACGTCAACGTCTGTGGCACAGACCCCGACCTGGAGCTTTCCACCGCCCGCGCGGCCGCTAACCTGCTGATGGGCAAGTAA